Proteins from a single region of Pseudomonas sp. 10S4:
- the ruvB gene encoding Holliday junction branch migration DNA helicase RuvB: protein MIEADRLIAATPGPRDREEVQDRAIRPLSLAEYIGQPTVREQMELFIQAARGRNESLDHTLIFGPPGLGKTTLANIIAQEMGVSIKSTSGPVLERPGDLAALLTNLEPHDVLFIDEIHRLSPIVEEVLYPAMEDFQLDIMIGEGPAARSIKLDLPPFTLVGATTRAGMLTNPLRDRFGIVQRLEFYSTADLATIVSRSANILGLPLDPEGAFEIARRARGTPRIANRLLRRVRDFAEVRAKGHITKPIADLALNLLDVDERGFDHQDRRLLLTMIEKFDGGPVGVDSLAAAISEERHTIEDVLEPYLIQQGYIMRTPRGRVVTRHAYLHFGLNIPSRLGEMPVVDEFLDAVDD, encoded by the coding sequence GTGATTGAAGCTGATCGTCTGATCGCCGCCACACCTGGCCCCCGTGACCGCGAGGAAGTCCAGGACCGCGCGATTCGTCCCCTTAGCCTGGCCGAATACATTGGCCAGCCGACGGTACGCGAGCAAATGGAGTTGTTCATCCAGGCTGCCCGTGGTCGCAACGAATCCCTGGATCACACACTGATCTTCGGCCCGCCGGGCCTGGGTAAAACCACGCTGGCCAACATCATCGCCCAGGAAATGGGCGTGTCGATCAAAAGCACCTCGGGCCCGGTACTTGAGCGCCCGGGTGACCTCGCCGCGCTGCTGACCAACCTTGAGCCTCACGACGTGCTGTTCATCGATGAAATTCATCGGCTGTCGCCGATCGTTGAGGAAGTGCTGTACCCGGCGATGGAAGATTTCCAGCTCGACATCATGATCGGCGAAGGGCCGGCCGCGCGTTCGATCAAGCTTGATCTGCCGCCGTTCACCCTGGTCGGTGCAACTACCCGTGCCGGCATGCTGACCAACCCATTGCGTGACCGTTTCGGGATCGTCCAGCGTCTGGAGTTCTACAGCACTGCGGACCTGGCGACGATTGTCAGCCGTTCGGCGAACATCCTTGGCTTGCCGCTGGACCCGGAGGGCGCCTTCGAAATCGCTCGCCGCGCCCGTGGCACCCCGCGAATCGCCAACCGTTTGCTGCGTCGGGTGCGGGATTTCGCCGAAGTTCGGGCCAAGGGCCACATCACCAAGCCGATTGCCGACCTGGCCCTGAACCTGCTGGATGTCGACGAACGTGGCTTCGATCACCAGGATCGACGCCTGCTGTTGACCATGATCGAGAAGTTCGACGGGGGGCCGGTCGGGGTCGACAGCCTGGCGGCGGCCATCAGTGAAGAGCGCCACACCATTGAAGACGTGCTGGAACCGTACCTGATCCAGCAGGGCTACATCATGCGAACACCGCGTGGGCGGGTGGTGACCCGGCACGCGTATCTGCATTTCGGTTTAAACATTCCGTCACGATTGGGTGAGATGCCCGTGGTAGACGAGTTTCTCGATGCAGTGGACGATTAA
- a CDS encoding ribbon-helix-helix domain-containing protein, with product MVYGESRGEWRLGEQQAIKIDPFVSEFDMGLARPLSRSVRLNGFATCLRLEQVYWEILSEMATLNCCSISALLSHVDREVHLRHGGVKNFTGLVRVVCVVHSLK from the coding sequence ATGGTTTATGGAGAAAGTCGAGGCGAATGGAGGCTCGGCGAACAACAGGCAATAAAAATTGATCCGTTCGTCAGCGAGTTCGATATGGGGTTGGCCCGGCCTTTATCCCGATCGGTGCGCTTGAACGGTTTTGCGACCTGTCTGCGGCTAGAGCAGGTCTATTGGGAAATCCTGAGTGAAATGGCCACGCTCAATTGCTGCTCGATCAGTGCCCTGTTGTCCCACGTGGACCGCGAGGTTCATTTGCGTCACGGCGGGGTGAAGAATTTCACCGGGCTGGTTCGTGTTGTCTGCGTTGTACACAGCCTTAAGTAG
- a CDS encoding cold-shock protein codes for MLKIVHLLMGAAALLLSFIPSLRSEAVPYLQQPDALYLAFFGLLNLTLAPVIPYWNKGPRHQLQNLVSALLVLAVVLQTLTLIAPMPVIAGQPAVLFSLVITLVAVLLHLAISFYKSSPAASSPSYDMSNRDTGTVKWFNTSKGFGFISRDSGDDIFVHFRAIRGEGHRVLVEGQRVEFSVMNRDKGLQAEDVIAALPRR; via the coding sequence ATGTTGAAAATCGTCCACCTGCTAATGGGCGCAGCAGCCTTGCTGCTGTCCTTCATCCCTAGCCTGCGATCCGAAGCCGTACCTTACCTGCAACAACCCGATGCGCTTTACCTGGCCTTTTTCGGCCTGCTCAACCTGACCCTCGCTCCGGTTATTCCTTACTGGAACAAAGGTCCTCGCCATCAACTGCAAAACCTGGTCAGCGCCCTGCTGGTCCTGGCTGTCGTATTGCAAACCCTGACGTTGATCGCACCGATGCCGGTTATCGCCGGTCAACCTGCGGTGCTGTTCAGTCTGGTCATTACCCTGGTCGCTGTGCTCCTGCACCTGGCAATCAGCTTCTACAAATCGTCACCGGCCGCCTCTTCGCCAAGCTATGACATGAGCAACCGCGATACCGGCACCGTCAAGTGGTTCAACACCTCCAAAGGCTTCGGCTTTATTTCCCGCGACTCCGGCGATGATATTTTCGTGCACTTCCGGGCCATTCGTGGCGAAGGTCACCGCGTCCTGGTCGAAGGCCAGCGCGTGGAGTTCTCCGTGATGAATCGCGACAAAGGCCTGCAAGCCGAAGATGTGATTGCCGCATTGCCCCGTCGCTGA
- a CDS encoding SlyX family protein translates to MSLEERVNDLESQLAFQDDTIQSLNDILVTQQRVVERLQLQMAALLRRQEEMVGQFESSEEEAPPPHY, encoded by the coding sequence ATGAGCCTGGAAGAGCGCGTCAACGACCTGGAAAGCCAATTGGCGTTCCAGGACGACACCATTCAGTCATTGAACGATATCCTGGTCACGCAACAACGGGTGGTCGAACGCCTGCAACTGCAAATGGCTGCTCTGCTGCGGCGTCAGGAGGAAATGGTCGGCCAGTTCGAATCCTCCGAAGAAGAGGCGCCCCCGCCGCACTACTGA
- the aspS gene encoding aspartate--tRNA ligase, which yields MMRSHYCGQLNEALEGQEITLCGWVHRRRDHGGVIFLDIRDRDGLAQVVFDPDRAESFAAADRVRSEYVVKITGKVRLRPAGATNANMASGMIEVLGYELEVLNESETPPFPLNEFSDVGEETRLRYRFLDLRRPEMLEKLRLRSRMTTSIRRFLDENGFLDVETPILTRATPEGARDYLVPSRTHAGSFFALPQSPQLFKQLLMVAGFDRYYQIAKCFRDEDLRADRQPEFTQIDIETSFLDEKEIMGITEQMIRNLFKEVLDLEFGDFPHMTFEEAMRRYGSDKPDLRNPLELVDVADQLKEVDFKVFSGPANDPKCRIAALRVPGAASMPRKQIDDYTKFVGIYGAKGLAYIKVNERAKGVEGLQSPIVKNIPEANLNVILDRVGAVDGDIVFFGADKSKIVSEALGALRIKVGNDLNLLTCKWAPMWVVDFPMFEENDDGSFSALHHPFTAPKCTPEELEANPATALSRAYDMVLNGTELGGGSIRIHRKEMQQTVFRLLGIEEAEQEEKFGFLLDALKYGAPPHGGLAFGLDRLVMLMTGAQSIREVIAFPKTQSAADVMTQAPGVVDAKALRELHIRLRETPKAE from the coding sequence ATGATGCGCAGCCATTATTGCGGCCAGCTGAACGAAGCCCTGGAAGGCCAGGAAATTACTCTTTGCGGTTGGGTACACCGTCGCCGTGACCACGGCGGGGTGATTTTCCTCGATATCCGTGATCGTGACGGTCTGGCCCAAGTGGTATTCGATCCGGACCGCGCCGAGAGCTTCGCCGCCGCCGATCGCGTGCGCAGCGAATACGTCGTGAAGATCACCGGCAAGGTTCGCCTGCGTCCGGCCGGTGCCACCAACGCCAACATGGCGTCGGGCATGATCGAAGTGCTGGGCTACGAGCTGGAAGTGCTGAACGAGTCGGAAACCCCGCCGTTCCCGCTCAACGAGTTCTCCGACGTTGGCGAAGAAACCCGCCTGCGCTATCGCTTCCTCGACCTGCGTCGCCCGGAAATGCTCGAGAAGCTGCGTCTGCGTTCGCGCATGACTACAAGCATCCGTCGCTTCCTGGACGAGAACGGCTTCCTCGACGTCGAGACGCCGATCCTGACCCGTGCTACCCCGGAAGGCGCGCGCGACTACCTGGTGCCGAGCCGTACTCACGCCGGTTCCTTCTTCGCCTTGCCGCAATCGCCACAGTTGTTCAAGCAACTGCTGATGGTTGCCGGCTTCGATCGTTACTACCAGATCGCCAAGTGCTTCCGTGACGAAGACCTGCGGGCTGACCGCCAGCCGGAATTCACCCAGATCGACATCGAGACCAGCTTCCTCGATGAAAAAGAGATCATGGGCATCACCGAGCAAATGATCCGCAACCTGTTCAAGGAAGTGCTGGATCTGGAATTCGGCGACTTCCCGCACATGACCTTCGAAGAAGCCATGCGCCGTTACGGTTCCGACAAGCCGGACCTGCGTAACCCGCTGGAACTGGTTGACGTTGCCGACCAACTGAAAGAAGTCGACTTCAAGGTGTTCAGCGGCCCTGCCAACGACCCGAAATGCCGCATTGCCGCCCTGCGCGTACCAGGCGCTGCGAGCATGCCGCGCAAGCAGATCGACGACTACACCAAGTTCGTCGGCATCTACGGTGCCAAGGGCCTGGCGTACATCAAGGTCAACGAGCGCGCTAAAGGCGTTGAAGGCCTGCAGTCGCCAATCGTCAAGAACATCCCTGAAGCCAACCTCAACGTGATCCTTGATCGTGTTGGCGCAGTTGACGGCGACATCGTGTTCTTCGGCGCCGACAAATCGAAGATCGTCAGCGAAGCCCTGGGTGCACTGCGGATCAAGGTCGGCAACGACCTGAACCTGCTGACCTGCAAGTGGGCGCCAATGTGGGTCGTCGACTTCCCGATGTTCGAAGAAAACGACGACGGCAGCTTCAGTGCCTTGCACCACCCGTTCACCGCGCCGAAGTGCACGCCGGAAGAACTGGAAGCCAACCCGGCGACCGCTCTGTCCCGTGCCTACGACATGGTCCTGAACGGCACCGAGCTGGGTGGCGGTTCGATCCGTATCCACCGCAAGGAAATGCAGCAGACGGTGTTCCGCCTGTTGGGTATCGAAGAAGCGGAACAGGAAGAGAAATTCGGCTTCCTGCTCGACGCCCTGAAATACGGCGCGCCGCCGCACGGTGGCCTGGCCTTCGGTCTGGACCGTTTGGTGATGCTGATGACCGGTGCCCAGTCGATCCGTGAAGTGATCGCGTTCCCTAAAACCCAGAGTGCTGCCGACGTGATGACGCAAGCACCGGGTGTGGTGGATGCCAAGGCATTGCGCGAACTGCACATTCGTCTGCGCGAAACGCCGAAGGCTGAGTAA
- a CDS encoding HIT family protein, with product MFALDPRLQQDTLPIGDFPLCRLLLSNDSNYPWFILVPRREDISELFQLDVADQQQLWQETTALAEMLKDSFDADKLNVAALGNVVSQLHMHVIVRKREDAAWPAPVWGKHPAKPYSDEQVAVIRERLRLVLTDKFTFLEG from the coding sequence GTGTTCGCTTTAGATCCACGACTTCAACAAGACACCTTACCGATCGGGGATTTCCCACTCTGCCGGTTGCTCTTGTCCAACGATTCGAACTACCCCTGGTTCATCCTGGTGCCACGCCGCGAGGATATCAGCGAGTTGTTTCAGTTAGATGTCGCAGATCAACAGCAGCTCTGGCAGGAAACCACCGCCCTGGCAGAGATGCTCAAGGACTCGTTCGACGCCGACAAGCTGAACGTTGCCGCGCTGGGTAACGTTGTCAGTCAGCTGCATATGCATGTGATCGTGCGTAAGCGTGAAGACGCGGCGTGGCCAGCCCCGGTCTGGGGCAAGCACCCGGCCAAGCCCTACAGTGACGAACAGGTCGCGGTCATTCGCGAACGACTGCGTCTGGTCTTGACCGACAAATTCACGTTTCTGGAGGGCTGA
- a CDS encoding Dps family protein: MAIDIGISEADRKSIVDGLSRLLSDTYVLYLKTHNFHWNVTGPMFRTLHLMFEEQYTELALAVDSIAERIRALGFPAPGAYSVYARLSSIKEEEGVPTAENMIKQLVDGQEAVTRTARGIFPLLDKVSDEPTADLLTQRMQVHEKTAWMLRSLLDQ, translated from the coding sequence ATGGCAATTGATATCGGTATCAGTGAGGCGGATCGCAAGTCCATCGTCGACGGGCTGTCGCGCCTGCTCTCGGACACCTATGTGCTGTATTTGAAAACCCACAACTTCCACTGGAACGTCACGGGGCCGATGTTTCGGACCCTGCACTTGATGTTCGAAGAGCAATACACCGAACTGGCCCTGGCGGTCGATTCAATTGCCGAGCGAATCCGTGCCTTGGGCTTTCCTGCACCCGGTGCCTATTCGGTTTATGCGCGTCTGTCTTCTATTAAAGAAGAGGAGGGCGTACCCACTGCCGAAAACATGATCAAGCAACTGGTCGACGGCCAGGAAGCGGTGACCCGCACCGCACGCGGGATTTTCCCGTTGCTGGACAAAGTCAGTGACGAGCCAACGGCGGACTTGCTGACCCAGCGTATGCAGGTTCATGAGAAAACAGCGTGGATGCTGCGCTCGTTGCTGGATCAGTAA
- a CDS encoding FmdB family zinc ribbon protein — MPMYDYQCASCGHQLEAIQKISAAPLVDCPACQAPELKKMLSMPGFRLSGTGWYETDFKTGSKKNLAGGDKAD, encoded by the coding sequence ATGCCGATGTACGACTATCAATGTGCTTCCTGTGGTCATCAGTTGGAAGCCATTCAAAAGATCAGCGCAGCACCGCTGGTCGACTGCCCTGCGTGCCAGGCACCAGAGCTCAAGAAGATGCTGTCCATGCCGGGTTTCCGCCTCAGTGGCACCGGCTGGTACGAAACCGACTTCAAGACCGGTTCCAAGAAGAATCTGGCCGGCGGCGACAAAGCTGACTAA
- the ruvC gene encoding crossover junction endodeoxyribonuclease RuvC has translation MTLILGIDPGSRITGYGVVRDTGRGCVYVASGCIRTGSGELHERLQIVYRGVREVIQTYGPVTMGIEKVFMARNADSALKLGQARGAAIVAGAEESLEIAEYTATQVKQAVTGTGAANKEQVQMMVMHMLKLTSKPQIDASDALAIAICHAHTRSSLLPHGLGTARSRGGRLRL, from the coding sequence ATGACTTTAATTCTTGGTATCGACCCCGGTTCGCGCATCACCGGTTATGGCGTGGTACGCGATACCGGGCGTGGCTGCGTTTACGTGGCGTCGGGTTGCATTCGCACGGGCTCCGGCGAGTTGCACGAGCGCCTGCAAATCGTCTATCGCGGTGTGCGGGAAGTCATCCAGACCTACGGCCCGGTGACCATGGGCATCGAAAAGGTCTTTATGGCGCGCAACGCCGACTCTGCACTGAAGCTTGGTCAGGCCCGCGGTGCCGCCATTGTTGCTGGCGCTGAAGAAAGCCTGGAAATTGCGGAATACACCGCGACCCAGGTCAAGCAGGCAGTGACCGGGACCGGCGCGGCGAATAAAGAGCAGGTGCAAATGATGGTCATGCACATGCTCAAATTGACCAGCAAGCCGCAAATCGATGCCTCGGATGCCCTGGCCATCGCCATTTGTCACGCTCACACCCGTTCCAGCCTGCTGCCTCATGGCCTCGGCACGGCACGCAGTCGTGGCGGGCGCCTGCGTCTCTGA